In Romboutsia lituseburensis, a genomic segment contains:
- a CDS encoding glycosyltransferase → MLLSIVMMVKNEEQYLENTLKSLEPLVNELKSEIIILDTGSTDKTIDIAREYTSNVYFEKWNDDFSSMRNKSIKYAKGKWILILDADEELIECNKLIEFFNTDLHKKYNCASIELKSIVSEDASIYNKTSILRLFKNSSEFKYVGAIHEQPMYKAPIFNDIAKFNHYGYMYENEEIKQFKLKRNEKILLSEYKKNPKDPYLNYQLAKNYTAGGDKEEALYYMEKSKKLYESINYSFIAVEAGLAKLHFEMGRYEKCEKICTEYIKKDNKNIDIYCYLALSQKSLKKYENSLENYNKYIWLVENYELSTQANDVCATGDTISFYENAKLDLIEIYYIQENYKLVLEKVKNISHDMKKRIQFIILMSMYKEKKLCNIISYYNEFKDSLVEKNSFIFELEKFILNIKQSDRNEIYKTLSKIDDNYGYLNKFRIGIELNLELCRNIILEEDGNYYGDIIYCLFKEGHNLVDIFENIDNIKINNYLNYIIDFRKDIILDLYNYLIREKNSMNINKLKVYSNLAKNLLYKSKLKGDKLTNLYYMNIMYTYAYVKQIFRNDIDDKIIKNLLSCNNQKFVIEYISIEKIKNEKPIDYIRKLKKLVSNNPQYKECIEDIIKRFETEIYCSEELKELKVKYKNLIQIDIKENYLNGAIEKINEYESIFWEDPDILNFKAIINILKGNFEESEMILKNAYMKNVSNYNILFNIAYVKEILGDDEESVEFLEYIKKFCCDEAVLNDVHNKLKK, encoded by the coding sequence ATGCTGCTAAGTATTGTTATGATGGTAAAAAATGAAGAACAGTATTTGGAAAATACATTAAAATCATTAGAACCATTAGTTAATGAATTAAAAAGTGAAATTATAATACTAGATACTGGATCAACTGATAAAACTATAGATATAGCTAGAGAATATACAAGTAATGTTTATTTTGAAAAGTGGAATGATGACTTTTCAAGTATGAGAAATAAATCTATAAAATACGCAAAAGGGAAATGGATACTTATACTAGATGCAGATGAAGAGTTGATAGAGTGTAATAAACTAATTGAATTTTTCAATACCGATTTACATAAAAAATATAATTGTGCATCTATAGAATTGAAGAGTATTGTTTCAGAAGATGCTTCTATTTATAACAAAACATCTATATTGAGATTATTTAAAAATAGTTCGGAATTCAAATATGTAGGTGCTATACATGAACAGCCGATGTATAAAGCGCCTATATTTAATGATATTGCTAAATTTAATCATTATGGATATATGTACGAAAATGAAGAAATTAAACAATTTAAGCTAAAAAGAAACGAAAAAATATTATTGTCTGAGTATAAGAAAAATCCTAAGGATCCATATCTGAACTATCAATTAGCTAAAAATTATACTGCTGGAGGTGATAAAGAAGAGGCTTTATACTACATGGAAAAATCAAAAAAATTATATGAGAGTATAAATTATTCATTTATAGCAGTAGAGGCAGGTTTAGCTAAGTTGCATTTTGAAATGGGTAGATATGAAAAATGTGAAAAAATATGTACTGAATATATAAAAAAAGATAATAAAAATATAGATATTTATTGTTATTTAGCATTAAGTCAAAAATCATTAAAAAAATATGAAAATAGTTTGGAAAATTATAATAAGTATATATGGTTGGTAGAAAATTATGAATTATCTACACAGGCTAATGATGTATGTGCTACAGGCGATACAATAAGTTTTTATGAAAATGCTAAGTTAGATTTAATAGAAATTTACTATATTCAAGAAAATTATAAATTGGTTTTAGAGAAAGTAAAAAATATAAGTCATGATATGAAAAAAAGAATTCAATTTATAATATTAATGAGTATGTATAAGGAAAAAAAGCTTTGTAATATTATAAGTTATTATAATGAATTTAAAGATTCATTAGTAGAAAAAAACTCGTTTATATTTGAATTAGAAAAATTTATTTTAAATATAAAACAAAGTGATAGAAATGAGATTTATAAGACTTTATCAAAAATAGATGATAATTATGGCTATCTAAATAAATTTAGAATCGGAATTGAATTAAACCTAGAATTATGTAGAAATATTATTTTAGAAGAAGACGGTAATTATTATGGGGATATAATATACTGCTTATTTAAAGAGGGGCACAACCTGGTGGATATATTTGAGAATATTGATAATATTAAAATAAATAATTATTTAAATTATATAATTGATTTTAGGAAAGATATTATATTAGATTTATATAATTATTTAATTAGAGAAAAAAATAGTATGAATATTAACAAATTAAAAGTATATAGTAATTTAGCTAAAAATTTATTGTATAAAAGTAAATTAAAGGGAGATAAATTAACAAATTTATACTATATGAATATAATGTATACTTATGCCTATGTAAAACAAATATTTAGAAATGATATAGACGATAAAATAATCAAAAACTTGCTTAGCTGTAATAATCAAAAATTTGTTATTGAATATATAAGTATAGAAAAAATAAAGAATGAGAAACCGATTGATTATATAAGAAAATTAAAGAAACTAGTATCGAATAATCCTCAATATAAGGAATGTATTGAAGACATTATTAAAAGATTTGAAACTGAAATATATTGTTCTGAAGAATTAAAAGAGTTAAAAGTTAAGTATAAGAATTTGATACAAATCGATATAAAAGAAAATTATTTAAATGGAGCTATAGAGAAGATAAATGAATATGAAAGTATATTCTGGGAAGACCCAGATATACTAAATTTTAAAGCTATCATAAATATATTAAAAGGTAATTTTGAAGAAAGTGAAATGATTTTAAAAAATGCCTATATGAAAAATGTATCAAATTACAATATATTATTTAATATAGCATATGTAAAAGAAATTTTAGGTGATGATGAAGAGTCTGTTGAATTTTTAGAATATATAAAAAAATTTTGTTGTGACGAAGCAGTTTTAAATGATGTACATAATAAATTGAAAAAATAA
- a CDS encoding flagellar protein FliT, protein MENTKLYKEISLKIIKLFENDELDKIENLLDERQRILNLEFKNEKFKKILVNEGIIEIDKTIHNLLNESIDEVKREIQEYNVSKQANNSYMNFNKEKINIFNKKV, encoded by the coding sequence ATGGAAAATACAAAATTATATAAAGAAATATCACTTAAAATTATTAAATTGTTTGAAAATGATGAACTGGATAAAATAGAAAATTTATTAGATGAAAGACAGCGGATATTGAATTTGGAATTTAAGAATGAAAAATTTAAAAAAATACTAGTTAACGAGGGAATCATTGAAATAGATAAAACTATTCATAATTTACTAAATGAAAGTATAGATGAGGTTAAGCGTGAGATACAAGAATATAACGTGTCAAAACAAGCAAATAATTCATATATGAATTTTAATAAAGAAAAAATAAATATTTTTAATAAAAAAGTGTAA
- the rfbG gene encoding CDP-glucose 4,6-dehydratase, whose amino-acid sequence MVNVLEFYKNKKVLVTGHTGFKGSWLCKILTLAGADVIGIGLEPVDDICLYNILNIKKDINSIICDVRDLNALKKIFTKYKPEIVFHLAAQPLVGESYINPVYTYETNVMGTVNVLESIRDCDSVKSVVNITTDKVYHNKEWEWPYREIDELNGFDPYSNSKSCSELITDSYKKSFFKNNDKLAISTARAGNVIGGGDFANNRIIPDCIRASMANETIIVRNPNSIRPYQHVFEALNAYLLIAKKQYEDKMFEGSYNIGPSEDGCVTTKALVKLFCKSWGDVGWQNKNSNNSFYESNILKLDCSKIKNILGWYPTLNIEESINLTVEWSKAYWLNKNMDEISKLQIYEYFKIT is encoded by the coding sequence ATGGTAAATGTGTTAGAATTTTATAAGAATAAAAAAGTATTAGTCACGGGACATACAGGGTTTAAAGGTAGCTGGCTATGTAAAATATTGACTTTAGCAGGTGCTGATGTAATTGGCATAGGGCTAGAGCCAGTCGATGATATATGTTTATATAATATATTAAATATAAAAAAGGATATAAATTCTATTATTTGTGATGTCAGAGATCTGAATGCATTAAAAAAGATATTTACAAAATATAAACCTGAAATAGTATTTCATCTAGCAGCTCAGCCACTAGTTGGAGAATCTTATATAAATCCTGTATATACTTATGAAACTAATGTTATGGGAACGGTCAATGTATTAGAGTCAATAAGAGATTGCGATAGTGTAAAATCTGTTGTGAATATAACTACTGATAAAGTATATCATAATAAAGAGTGGGAATGGCCATATCGTGAAATCGATGAGCTAAATGGTTTTGATCCATATTCAAACTCAAAGTCGTGTTCAGAATTAATAACAGATTCATATAAAAAGTCGTTTTTTAAAAATAATGATAAGTTGGCTATTTCAACAGCGAGAGCTGGAAATGTAATAGGTGGTGGCGATTTTGCTAATAATAGAATAATACCTGATTGTATCAGAGCGTCTATGGCTAATGAAACTATAATAGTTAGAAATCCAAATTCTATAAGACCATATCAACATGTATTTGAGGCATTAAATGCGTATTTGTTGATTGCAAAAAAACAATATGAGGATAAAATGTTTGAGGGAAGCTACAATATAGGTCCGAGCGAAGATGGATGTGTAACAACTAAGGCATTAGTTAAATTATTCTGTAAATCTTGGGGTGATGTTGGTTGGCAAAATAAAAATTCTAATAATAGTTTTTATGAAAGTAATATTTTAAAATTAGACTGTTCTAAAATAAAAAATATATTAGGATGGTACCCTACATTGAATATAGAGGAATCTATAAATTTAACTGTAGAGTGGAGTAAAGCTTATTGGTTGAATAAGAACATGGATGAAATTTCAAAATTACAAATATATGAATATTTTAAAATAACATAA
- the rfbF gene encoding glucose-1-phosphate cytidylyltransferase, with amino-acid sequence MKIVILAGGYGTRISEESHLKPKPMIEIGNNPILWHIMKTYSYYGFNDFIICCGYKGYLIKEYFANYYLHRSDITFDFSKDNQITVHSNVVEPWRVTLVDTGLDTMTGGRLKRVKEYIGDETFMLTYGDGVSDVNISELIENHKNSKKSATITAVQPDGRFGVLNIDKTDSSIISFKEKDKSDSGWINGGYMVLEPEIFKYIEDDSTILENYPLETMAKNNMLNAYKHNGFWQCMDTQRDKHLLENMWKNDNAKWKVW; translated from the coding sequence ATGAAAATTGTAATACTTGCGGGTGGATATGGAACTAGAATTTCAGAAGAATCACATCTTAAACCCAAGCCTATGATTGAAATAGGAAATAATCCTATACTATGGCATATAATGAAAACATATTCTTATTATGGATTCAATGATTTTATAATATGTTGCGGGTATAAAGGATATTTGATTAAAGAATATTTTGCTAATTATTATTTACATAGATCAGATATAACTTTTGATTTTTCAAAAGATAATCAAATAACAGTACACTCAAATGTAGTTGAACCTTGGAGAGTAACTCTTGTTGATACAGGCCTTGACACTATGACAGGAGGAAGATTAAAAAGAGTTAAAGAATATATAGGTGATGAAACATTTATGCTTACTTATGGAGATGGTGTAAGCGATGTTAATATATCTGAATTAATTGAAAATCATAAGAATAGTAAAAAAAGTGCAACCATAACAGCTGTACAACCAGATGGAAGGTTTGGGGTACTAAATATAGATAAAACTGATTCTAGCATAATATCTTTTAAAGAAAAAGATAAGTCCGACTCAGGGTGGATAAATGGTGGTTATATGGTTTTAGAGCCCGAAATATTTAAATATATAGAAGATGATAGTACAATATTAGAGAATTATCCACTAGAAACAATGGCTAAAAATAACATGTTAAATGCGTACAAGCATAATGGATTTTGGCAGTGTATGGACACTCAAAGGGATAAGCATTTATTAGAGAATATGTGGAAAAATGATAATGCAAAATGGAAGGTATGGTAA
- a CDS encoding SIS domain-containing protein gives MIKLVVFDIDGVITDGSITLSEDGHEQKRINLKDIDSIFELKSQGFKIGAITGEETKIVNYFEKRFPWDYFYKGKKNKLTCIHEIEEKSNIDKNEICYIGDGKYDAQLIKYVGLGVCPFDATEKAKENADIILKKSGGHGCIEELVNIVQNYNDKNNNINYFYKRLKEHNEVFTSIASDINLIQDVMKVGNDIVNLLKNNSQIFLCGNGGSAADAQHIATEFVSRFYKERKALNAEALTVNTSTLTAIGNDYSFDRVFERQLEAKAKPGDILIGISTSGKSKNVVKALEYAKNNGIITCILMGNYENKSLDEICDYMIKVPSKVTPRIQEAHIFIGHLIAEYVEEQIFKG, from the coding sequence ATGATAAAATTAGTAGTTTTTGACATAGATGGAGTTATAACAGATGGTTCTATAACTTTAAGTGAAGATGGACATGAGCAAAAAAGAATAAATCTTAAAGATATAGATTCTATATTTGAATTAAAATCACAAGGATTTAAAATAGGTGCTATAACAGGTGAAGAAACAAAGATAGTAAACTATTTTGAAAAGAGATTTCCATGGGACTATTTTTATAAGGGTAAGAAAAATAAACTGACGTGTATCCATGAGATTGAAGAAAAATCTAATATAGATAAAAATGAAATTTGTTATATAGGTGATGGAAAATATGATGCACAATTAATAAAATATGTAGGTTTAGGTGTTTGTCCTTTTGACGCTACAGAAAAAGCAAAAGAAAATGCAGATATAATATTAAAAAAATCTGGAGGTCATGGATGTATAGAGGAATTAGTAAATATTGTTCAAAACTATAATGATAAAAACAATAACATTAATTATTTTTATAAACGATTAAAAGAGCATAATGAAGTTTTTACAAGTATTGCATCTGATATAAACTTAATTCAAGACGTAATGAAAGTTGGAAATGATATAGTAAATTTACTAAAGAATAATTCACAAATATTTTTATGTGGAAATGGCGGAAGTGCAGCTGATGCACAACATATTGCAACTGAATTTGTCAGTAGATTTTATAAAGAAAGAAAGGCTCTTAATGCAGAGGCTCTAACTGTGAATACATCAACTTTGACAGCTATAGGAAATGATTATAGTTTTGACAGAGTATTTGAAAGGCAATTGGAGGCAAAGGCTAAACCAGGAGATATATTAATTGGTATATCTACAAGTGGTAAGTCGAAAAATGTTGTCAAAGCATTGGAGTACGCAAAGAATAATGGAATAATAACGTGCATATTAATGGGTAACTATGAGAATAAGAGTTTAGATGAAATATGTGATTATATGATTAAGGTTCCGTCAAAGGTTACACCAAGAATACAGGAAGCACATATTTTTATAGGTCACTTAATTGCAGAGTACGTTGAAGAACAGATTTTTAAAGGCTAG
- the fliD gene encoding flagellar filament capping protein FliD, whose amino-acid sequence MSSVSGIRLPGLSTGMDTEKMVKEMLKGEQNKIDKVKQKEQTIKWQQEIYREVIKDTKGFNDKYFSLSSKNSILNSGAWNTLSVSSSNSNVITATGTAGANKVDYDFEVKKLAEPAKASSTVEIKSANTKLGSIAGFKGDTFKLEIGTDKDGKPIYSQKITVTDDDTIQSLSKKINDATEGEIKASYSEMTNKFTIETKDTGSISGFKIVKEDGSDSDALEFLKLEGKNKDGNITNNNFVGEQSEIIVKNQSGKELKKLNEDSNSFNIDGIKYEVNSVGEAKITSKQDTQPVVENMKAFVEDYNKLMDKMYDLVTQKINRDYPPLTEAQKEDMSEEEIERWEKKAKDGLLRNDSEMRKFMDDMQKSIFGDNMKVLNEMGISSHEDYNKRGQLSLDEKKLTKALENNGEEVYEIFAGNNNSVMENMKSTINKYVGGSSAIFAKKAGLEKTSSAAHNFYSEQLKRQADTIKMLQRKMSDKENSLYKKFGALESSMNKLNSQMSYFMQM is encoded by the coding sequence ATGTCAAGTGTAAGTGGAATAAGATTACCGGGATTATCAACTGGTATGGATACTGAAAAAATGGTAAAAGAAATGCTTAAAGGTGAGCAAAATAAAATAGATAAAGTAAAGCAAAAGGAACAAACTATAAAATGGCAACAAGAAATTTATAGAGAAGTTATAAAAGATACAAAGGGATTTAATGATAAATATTTTTCGCTATCATCTAAAAACTCTATATTAAATAGTGGTGCTTGGAATACATTATCTGTTAGTAGTTCTAATTCAAATGTAATAACAGCTACAGGAACTGCAGGAGCTAATAAAGTTGATTATGATTTTGAAGTGAAAAAACTAGCGGAGCCAGCAAAAGCAAGTTCTACTGTAGAAATAAAATCGGCGAATACTAAGTTAGGTAGTATAGCTGGATTTAAAGGAGATACTTTTAAACTAGAAATAGGTACGGATAAAGATGGAAAACCTATATATTCACAAAAAATCACTGTGACGGACGATGATACTATACAATCTCTTTCTAAAAAAATAAATGATGCTACTGAAGGTGAAATAAAAGCTTCTTATAGTGAAATGACTAATAAGTTTACTATTGAAACGAAAGATACCGGAAGTATAAGTGGATTCAAAATAGTTAAGGAAGATGGTTCTGATTCAGATGCATTAGAATTCTTAAAATTAGAAGGAAAAAATAAAGATGGAAATATAACTAATAATAACTTTGTTGGAGAACAGTCAGAAATAATAGTAAAAAATCAAAGTGGAAAAGAATTAAAAAAATTAAATGAAGATTCTAATTCATTTAATATAGATGGAATAAAATATGAAGTGAATTCAGTTGGAGAGGCTAAAATAACATCAAAACAAGATACTCAACCAGTTGTAGAAAATATGAAAGCTTTTGTAGAAGACTATAACAAGCTTATGGACAAAATGTATGACCTTGTAACTCAAAAGATAAATAGAGATTATCCTCCATTAACAGAAGCTCAGAAAGAAGATATGAGTGAAGAAGAAATAGAAAGATGGGAAAAAAAGGCTAAAGATGGCCTTCTTAGAAATGATTCTGAAATGAGAAAATTCATGGATGATATGCAAAAGTCTATATTTGGAGATAATATGAAAGTTTTAAATGAAATGGGAATTTCATCACATGAAGATTATAATAAAAGAGGTCAATTATCATTAGATGAAAAGAAGCTTACAAAAGCTTTAGAAAATAATGGTGAAGAGGTATACGAAATATTTGCTGGTAACAATAATAGTGTTATGGAAAATATGAAAAGTACTATAAATAAATATGTTGGTGGTTCATCAGCGATATTTGCTAAAAAAGCAGGGCTGGAAAAAACTTCATCAGCTGCGCATAACTTTTATTCAGAACAATTGAAAAGACAAGCAGATACTATAAAAATGCTTCAAAGAAAAATGTCAGACAAAGAAAATTCATTATACAAAAAATTTGGAGCATTAGAATCTAGTATGAATAAATTAAACTCTCAAATGAGTTATTTTATGCAAATGTAG
- a CDS encoding N-acetylneuraminate synthase family protein, translated as MKTYIIAEIGINHNGDLNIAKKLIDAAVISGCDAVKLQKRTIDKVYTKEMLDSPRVSPWGTTQREQKEGLEFNEAEYNEIDKYCKEKGIEWFASAWDIDSQKFLQKYNCKFNKVASAMLGNEELLQEIAKEGRYTFISTGMTNYEEIDAVVKIFRDNNCPFELMHCNSTYPMKNEDANLKLINTLAKKYDCKVGYSGHEKGILVSVCAATLGATSIERHITLDKTMYGSDQAASIETDELYTMVKQIREVEKILGNGEKILSDAEMEVRKKLRG; from the coding sequence ATGAAAACTTATATAATAGCAGAAATAGGAATAAATCATAATGGAGATTTAAATATAGCTAAAAAATTAATAGATGCAGCCGTAATTTCAGGATGTGATGCTGTAAAATTGCAAAAAAGAACTATAGACAAAGTGTACACTAAGGAAATGTTAGATAGTCCTCGTGTTAGTCCATGGGGAACTACTCAAAGAGAGCAAAAAGAAGGACTTGAATTTAATGAAGCTGAGTACAATGAAATAGATAAATATTGTAAAGAAAAAGGAATTGAATGGTTTGCTTCTGCATGGGATATAGACTCTCAAAAGTTTTTACAAAAATATAATTGTAAATTTAATAAAGTAGCATCAGCTATGCTTGGAAATGAAGAATTATTACAAGAAATTGCAAAAGAAGGAAGATATACATTCATATCTACAGGCATGACTAACTATGAAGAAATCGATGCTGTGGTAAAAATATTTAGAGATAATAATTGTCCATTTGAATTAATGCATTGTAACAGCACATACCCTATGAAAAATGAAGATGCAAATTTAAAGTTAATAAATACATTAGCTAAAAAGTATGATTGTAAAGTAGGTTATAGTGGACATGAAAAAGGTATATTAGTTAGTGTTTGTGCAGCTACATTAGGAGCTACATCAATAGAGAGACATATAACATTAGATAAAACTATGTATGGATCAGATCAAGCAGCGTCAATAGAAACTGATGAGTTATATACAATGGTTAAGCAAATTAGAGAAGTAGAAAAAATATTAGGTAATGGTGAAAAAATATTAAGTGATGCTGAAATGGAAGTAAGAAAAAAGTTAAGAGGTTAA
- the csrA gene encoding carbon storage regulator CsrA, producing the protein MLVITRKKGESLLIGDDIEIKIVKIEDGSVKIAIDAPKEKTILRKEVYEKVKNENSNAITKADDVLRLFK; encoded by the coding sequence ATGTTAGTAATTACTAGAAAAAAAGGAGAATCTCTGTTAATTGGAGATGATATAGAAATAAAAATAGTAAAAATTGAAGATGGAAGTGTCAAAATCGCAATAGATGCTCCAAAAGAAAAAACTATTCTTAGAAAAGAAGTATATGAAAAAGTAAAAAATGAAAATTCAAATGCTATAACAAAAGCAGATGATGTTTTAAGGTTATTTAAGTAA
- the fliS gene encoding flagellar export chaperone FliS, which produces MYTANPYNAYKQNSVNMASKEQLLLMLLDGAVKYTKVARIAIVEKNMARAHKELVRVQDIFLELMITMDKSSGKYMEDMYNVYEYIKNELSKANIKKDVKIIDNVLPVIEEVRDMWHEVDKKIKTGK; this is translated from the coding sequence ATGTATACGGCAAATCCATACAATGCATATAAACAAAATTCGGTAAATATGGCATCAAAAGAACAATTATTATTAATGTTATTAGATGGTGCTGTTAAATACACAAAAGTAGCTAGAATTGCAATAGTAGAAAAAAATATGGCTAGAGCGCATAAAGAGTTAGTTAGGGTTCAAGATATATTCTTAGAACTTATGATAACAATGGATAAAAGTTCAGGGAAGTATATGGAAGATATGTATAATGTCTATGAGTATATAAAAAATGAACTATCTAAAGCTAATATTAAAAAAGATGTGAAAATAATAGATAACGTACTTCCTGTTATAGAAGAAGTCAGAGATATGTGGCATGAAGTAGATAAAAAAATAAAAACTGGTAAATAG
- a CDS encoding flagellin yields the protein MRINTNMNAMIATNQMSKNTALAGNSMEKLSTGLRITKAGDDAAGLAISEKMRSQIRGMEQADRNVQDGISMVQTAEGALEEAGNIAQRMRELAVQGGNTTLTTTDRNKITTELKELNKEMGKIAEETKFNGKAILDGSNGTTTIQAGANSETREITNVNLSQIQTTLSAAVSADTLASANALVTALDTTLESINAGRSTYGAMQNRLEATSSNLTTSTENLSAAESRIRDIDVAKEMVKLSKLNILTQASQAMVSQAKQQPEQVAQLLR from the coding sequence ATGAGAATAAACACTAACATGAATGCTATGATAGCAACTAACCAAATGTCAAAGAATACTGCATTAGCAGGGAATTCTATGGAGAAATTATCTACAGGATTAAGAATAACTAAAGCTGGAGATGATGCAGCAGGATTAGCTATATCTGAAAAGATGAGATCTCAAATAAGAGGTATGGAGCAAGCTGACAGAAATGTTCAAGATGGTATATCTATGGTTCAAACTGCAGAAGGAGCTTTAGAAGAAGCTGGAAATATAGCTCAAAGAATGAGAGAGCTTGCTGTTCAAGGTGGAAATACAACACTAACAACTACAGATAGAAACAAGATAACTACAGAATTAAAAGAATTAAATAAAGAAATGGGTAAAATAGCTGAAGAAACTAAGTTCAATGGTAAAGCTATATTAGATGGTTCAAATGGAACTACAACAATACAAGCAGGAGCTAACTCTGAAACAAGAGAAATAACAAATGTGAACTTATCTCAAATACAAACTACATTAAGTGCTGCAGTGTCAGCTGATACACTTGCAAGTGCAAATGCATTAGTAACAGCTTTAGATACTACATTAGAATCTATAAATGCAGGAAGATCAACTTATGGAGCTATGCAAAATAGATTAGAAGCTACATCTTCAAACTTAACGACTTCAACAGAAAACTTAAGTGCTGCTGAATCAAGAATAAGAGATATTGATGTTGCTAAGGAAATGGTTAAATTATCTAAGTTAAACATATTAACTCAAGCTTCTCAAGCTATGGTTTCTCAAGCTAAGCAACAACCAGAACAAGTAGCACAATTATTAAGATAG
- the fliW gene encoding flagellar assembly protein FliW, whose protein sequence is MKIIFEKGIPGFEEYKEFELNDIEGNKNLKMITSKEDSNIGFVSISPFKVKADYEIDLNEEIISELNIEVPEDVLLLNIITLGKTLESSTVNLKAPIIINIKNNKGKQLILQDDKYKIKEPLK, encoded by the coding sequence ATGAAAATAATATTTGAAAAAGGAATTCCTGGATTTGAAGAATATAAAGAATTTGAGTTAAACGATATAGAAGGAAATAAAAATTTAAAAATGATTACTTCGAAAGAAGACTCAAATATTGGATTTGTATCTATTTCACCATTTAAAGTAAAAGCAGACTATGAAATAGATTTAAACGAAGAAATAATAAGTGAATTGAATATAGAAGTACCAGAAGATGTTCTATTATTAAATATAATAACACTAGGAAAAACTTTAGAATCTAGTACAGTTAATTTAAAAGCTCCCATAATAATAAATATAAAAAATAATAAAGGTAAACAATTAATATTACAAGATGATAAATATAAAATAAAAGAACCTTTAAAATAG